From a single Sediminibacterium sp. KACHI17 genomic region:
- a CDS encoding RNA polymerase sigma factor, which translates to MTEQEYNQCVNQYADNVYRFIVKNLRHEEDARDIVQTAFEKLWRNRENVENSKSKSFLFTVAYNQMIDHIRKVKRIHLKDEFQEDGRSEQASGHKREMKKILMEALNRLNETQRSLVMLKDYEGYSYEEIGQIMDLNESQVKVYLHRARLTLRNYLVSPENVL; encoded by the coding sequence ATGACTGAGCAAGAGTACAATCAATGTGTGAACCAATATGCGGACAACGTATATCGTTTCATCGTTAAAAATCTTCGGCATGAGGAAGATGCCCGCGATATTGTACAAACAGCTTTCGAAAAACTCTGGAGAAACCGTGAAAATGTAGAGAACAGTAAGTCAAAATCATTCTTGTTTACTGTTGCCTATAATCAGATGATCGATCATATCAGGAAAGTAAAAAGAATCCATCTGAAAGATGAATTTCAGGAAGATGGCAGATCAGAACAAGCCAGTGGTCATAAACGAGAAATGAAGAAGATTCTGATGGAGGCATTAAACAGACTGAATGAAACACAAAGAAGTCTGGTGATGCTGAAAGATTATGAGGGATATAGTTATGAAGAGATCGGTCAGATCATGGATCTGAATGAGAGTCAGGTGAAAGTGTACCTACACAGAGCCAGACTTACATTGAGAAATTATCTGGTCAGCCCTGAAAATGTTTTATAA
- a CDS encoding phage holin family protein, giving the protein MGRFFTKTIASTLAILLAAYILKGIDVADPLTAMIVAVVLGLLNSFIKPVLILLTIPITVITLGLFLFVINIIIVKWAATLVPGFTVDGWVSALFFSLLVSFVTSIIEAILGKGGEQTEN; this is encoded by the coding sequence ATGGGACGATTTTTTACAAAGACCATTGCCAGCACACTCGCTATTTTATTAGCAGCATATATTTTAAAAGGAATTGATGTAGCTGATCCTTTAACTGCGATGATCGTTGCGGTAGTGTTGGGTCTGCTCAATAGTTTTATAAAACCGGTACTCATTCTGCTCACCATTCCTATCACAGTCATTACACTTGGATTATTTCTGTTTGTGATCAACATCATTATTGTTAAATGGGCTGCAACATTGGTACCCGGATTCACAGTAGATGGTTGGGTATCTGCTTTATTCTTTAGTTTACTCGTATCATTTGTAACTTCTATCATTGAAGCGATCCTTGGTAAGGGCGGAGAGCAAACGGAAAACTAA
- a CDS encoding PadR family transcriptional regulator produces MDIQNTQSQMRKGVLEFCILSIIRQGEVYPSDIVDRMKAANLHILEGTLYPLLTRLKNSGLLTYRWVESNSGPPRKYFVMTDKGLEFYNELERTWQELADAVHALTITQTQTASEENPTQP; encoded by the coding sequence ATGGATATTCAGAACACACAAAGTCAGATGCGAAAGGGTGTATTGGAGTTTTGCATTTTATCCATCATCAGACAGGGTGAGGTTTACCCGAGTGATATCGTGGACCGAATGAAAGCTGCAAACCTGCACATCCTGGAGGGTACTTTATATCCCCTTCTGACACGTTTAAAAAACTCCGGCTTACTGACCTACCGTTGGGTGGAAAGTAACAGCGGACCACCCAGAAAATATTTCGTGATGACCGATAAAGGTTTAGAGTTCTACAATGAACTGGAAAGAACTTGGCAGGAACTGGCTGATGCAGTACATGCACTGACCATTACCCAAACCCAAACGGCCTCCGAAGAAAATCCAACCCAACCTTAA
- a CDS encoding arsenite methyltransferase: MQTETALKALVKEKYGEIADQSRENNAASCCGAGGCSTEVYNIMADDYTRLQGYNPDADLGLGCGLPTEFAKIKKGDTVIDLGSGAGNDCFVARAITGESGKVIGIDFTERMIEKARTNAEKLGFNNVEFRFGDIEQMPVSTNVADVVVSNCVLNLVPNKFNVLKEVYRVLKPGGHFSISDIVLEGELPATLREAAEMYAGCVSGAIQKEVYLELIHATGFKNVTVQKEKSILLPDDILRNYFSAEEIQSFRNSSAGIYSITVYAEKPSTEEAAACCAPGCCS, translated from the coding sequence ATGCAAACAGAAACCGCTTTAAAAGCACTGGTAAAAGAAAAATATGGTGAAATAGCTGACCAGTCGCGCGAGAACAATGCCGCCTCCTGTTGTGGTGCAGGTGGTTGCAGTACTGAAGTCTATAATATTATGGCAGACGACTACACACGTTTGCAGGGATACAACCCGGATGCCGATCTGGGATTGGGCTGTGGTTTACCAACCGAATTCGCTAAGATCAAAAAAGGAGATACCGTTATCGATCTTGGAAGCGGCGCAGGAAACGATTGCTTTGTAGCACGTGCGATTACCGGTGAATCAGGCAAAGTGATTGGCATTGATTTTACTGAACGTATGATCGAAAAAGCTAGAACCAATGCAGAGAAACTCGGATTCAACAATGTGGAATTCCGCTTTGGTGATATTGAGCAAATGCCTGTATCTACCAATGTTGCGGATGTGGTTGTGAGCAACTGCGTATTAAATCTCGTTCCCAACAAATTCAATGTATTGAAAGAAGTATACCGTGTGCTAAAACCTGGCGGACATTTCAGTATTTCTGATATTGTTTTGGAAGGTGAATTACCTGCGACACTGAGAGAAGCTGCTGAAATGTATGCAGGTTGTGTATCAGGTGCTATTCAAAAAGAAGTATACCTCGAACTCATTCATGCGACCGGTTTTAAAAATGTAACGGTACAGAAAGAAAAAAGCATTCTATTACCAGATGATATTCTTCGCAATTATTTTTCTGCGGAAGAAATTCAATCATTCAGAAACAGCAGTGCCGGTATATACAGTATAACGGTGTATGCTGAAAAACCATCTACTGAAGAAGCAGCAGCCTGCTGTGCACCAGGATGTTGTTCATAA
- a CDS encoding pitrilysin family protein, protein MITFERFVLDNGLKVLVHEDHSTPMAVVNIMYDVGARDENPDKTGFAHLFEHLMFGGSIHIPDYDEPLQRAGGENNAYTTNDLTNYYCQIPAENIETAFWLESDRMLSLAFSKKSLEVQRKVVCEEFKEHYLNKPYGDVWHKMRELAYTKHPYRWMTIGKELSHVENAHIDDVKAFFFKHYRPVNAILVVAGHVTVEQVKQLAQKWFGDIPMGDKYVRDLPQEPKQTEKRVREVHAAVPLDALVKTWHMDARLDKGYYVADMITEILGGGGSSRLYQKLVKEKQYFSNLDCYHFGSVDAGLLTVEGKLVKGVKMEDAASAIDEEIEKLKTSFIEEPELQKIKNKTESVIAFEDMSIMSRANSLAMYELLGDASMMNTELQKYQDITVEDVQKYSQQIFQSNNSNTLLYYAN, encoded by the coding sequence ATGATAACATTTGAAAGATTTGTGCTGGATAACGGTTTGAAAGTGCTGGTGCATGAAGATCATTCTACCCCTATGGCGGTAGTCAATATTATGTACGATGTTGGGGCAAGAGATGAAAATCCTGATAAAACGGGTTTTGCGCATTTGTTTGAACACCTCATGTTCGGTGGCAGCATCCATATCCCCGATTATGATGAGCCTTTGCAAAGAGCAGGCGGAGAAAATAACGCCTACACCACCAATGATCTTACGAATTACTATTGTCAGATACCTGCAGAAAATATTGAAACCGCTTTCTGGCTTGAGAGTGATCGTATGCTGAGCTTGGCCTTCAGTAAAAAAAGTCTGGAAGTGCAACGCAAAGTGGTATGTGAAGAATTCAAAGAGCATTACCTCAATAAACCTTATGGTGATGTATGGCATAAAATGCGCGAACTCGCCTACACAAAACATCCTTATCGCTGGATGACCATCGGAAAGGAATTGAGTCATGTCGAGAATGCACATATCGATGATGTAAAAGCATTTTTTTTCAAACATTATCGACCCGTCAATGCGATTTTGGTGGTGGCCGGACATGTAACTGTTGAGCAGGTAAAACAACTCGCACAAAAATGGTTTGGTGATATTCCGATGGGAGATAAGTATGTACGTGATCTGCCTCAAGAACCCAAGCAAACTGAAAAACGTGTGCGAGAAGTACATGCTGCAGTGCCGCTGGATGCATTGGTGAAGACCTGGCATATGGATGCGCGACTGGATAAAGGCTATTATGTAGCAGATATGATCACAGAAATATTGGGCGGTGGTGGTTCTTCCAGATTGTATCAAAAGCTGGTAAAAGAGAAACAGTATTTCTCAAATCTGGATTGCTATCACTTTGGAAGTGTGGATGCCGGATTACTGACCGTAGAAGGCAAGCTGGTAAAAGGGGTGAAAATGGAGGATGCTGCATCTGCGATTGATGAAGAGATCGAAAAATTAAAGACATCTTTCATCGAAGAACCGGAGTTGCAGAAAATAAAAAATAAAACAGAGAGCGTGATCGCTTTTGAAGATATGAGCATCATGAGTCGTGCAAATAGCTTGGCAATGTATGAGCTATTGGGAGATGCATCCATGATGAATACAGAACTGCAAAAGTATCAGGATATCACAGTAGAAGATGTTCAAAAGTATAGCCAACAAATATTTCAATCCAATAACAGTAATACATTATTGTATTATGCCAACTGA
- a CDS encoding aspartyl protease family protein — MKLFLFAVTWIGVLFAGKPAFAQEEFIMPEAKLLTKFPFTQLSGGIVIIKATIDNHPDSLNFVFDTGSGGISLDSTTVNYLGITKTMSDRTIRGIAGIKTVEFAYNHTLKLPGLDIDKLDFHVNDYDLLTSVYGMKIDGIIGFSFLRRFIVHIDYDKQLMEVYTPGRFKYPKGGYLLRPDFSTLPLQLASVKDEKQVTGRFIFDTGAGLTFLLSKEFVEDSIIFKRKRKFYPTQAEGLGGKKMMDITVASEVRIGPYKFRNVPIHVFDDEFNVTSYPLLGGLIGNDIMRRFNVILNYPERSIHIKPNNHFPEMFDYAYTGLGIYLIDGEIRVIDIIKGSPGDKAGFQPGDIIFSVENNYTKNIQAYKTLFQNSIGKVKVIIFRDQKPLILTINIKDIRRNR; from the coding sequence ATGAAACTCTTTTTGTTTGCCGTTACTTGGATCGGCGTATTATTTGCCGGCAAACCTGCGTTCGCTCAGGAAGAGTTCATCATGCCTGAAGCCAAGCTACTCACCAAATTCCCTTTTACCCAGTTGAGTGGGGGTATTGTGATCATCAAAGCAACGATTGATAACCATCCCGACAGCCTCAATTTTGTTTTTGATACAGGCAGTGGAGGCATTTCATTAGATTCTACTACGGTCAATTATTTAGGTATCACCAAAACCATGAGCGATCGTACCATCCGTGGTATCGCCGGCATCAAAACAGTAGAATTCGCGTATAACCATACACTAAAACTGCCCGGATTGGATATCGATAAACTTGATTTCCATGTGAATGATTATGATTTGTTGACCAGTGTGTATGGAATGAAGATCGATGGTATCATTGGGTTCAGTTTTCTGAGAAGGTTTATCGTTCATATAGATTATGACAAGCAGTTGATGGAAGTATACACACCCGGTAGATTCAAATACCCAAAGGGTGGTTATTTGCTTCGGCCCGATTTCTCTACGCTTCCATTACAGTTGGCTTCTGTGAAAGATGAGAAACAGGTGACTGGTAGATTTATATTCGATACAGGAGCCGGATTAACTTTTTTACTGTCCAAAGAATTTGTGGAAGACAGTATCATTTTTAAACGAAAGCGGAAATTTTATCCTACACAGGCTGAAGGACTTGGCGGAAAGAAAATGATGGACATCACCGTAGCGTCAGAAGTCAGGATCGGTCCATACAAATTTCGAAACGTACCTATTCATGTTTTTGATGATGAATTCAACGTGACATCTTATCCGTTGTTGGGTGGGCTGATCGGTAATGATATCATGCGCCGGTTTAATGTGATCCTGAATTATCCTGAAAGATCCATTCATATCAAACCCAATAACCATTTCCCGGAAATGTTTGATTACGCTTATACTGGATTGGGGATTTATCTTATAGATGGTGAGATTCGGGTGATCGATATCATCAAAGGCTCACCGGGCGATAAGGCCGGATTCCAGCCGGGAGATATTATTTTCTCCGTAGAGAATAATTACACAAAAAACATTCAGGCTTACAAAACTTTGTTCCAGAATTCGATCGGTAAGGTAAAAGTCATCATTTTCCGTGATCAAAAACCGCTGATCCTGACCATAAATATCAAAGACATCCGTCGAAACCGATAA
- a CDS encoding arsenate reductase ArsC → MSEKKKLLFVCVENSNRSQMSQAFASIHGGSMIEAYSAGSKPSGIVNPKAIAAMKELGYDLSTHDSKSLQEVEAFAPFDAVVTMGCGDACPWMPAKQFIDWQIPDPKHMEPKEFNEIRDMISEKVKALISSL, encoded by the coding sequence ATGTCTGAAAAAAAGAAACTCTTATTCGTTTGTGTTGAAAACAGCAATCGCAGTCAAATGAGTCAGGCTTTCGCGAGCATTCATGGCGGTTCAATGATAGAAGCCTACAGTGCCGGCAGTAAACCCAGTGGCATTGTAAATCCAAAAGCCATTGCCGCCATGAAAGAGCTCGGTTATGATCTTAGCACGCACGACAGCAAATCATTGCAAGAGGTAGAAGCTTTTGCGCCTTTTGATGCAGTAGTTACTATGGGTTGCGGTGATGCTTGTCCGTGGATGCCCGCCAAGCAATTCATTGATTGGCAGATCCCCGATCCTAAACATATGGAGCCAAAGGAGTTCAATGAGATCAGAGATATGATCAGTGAGAAAGTAAAAGCATTGATCAGCTCACTATAA
- a CDS encoding PspC domain-containing protein — MKKVININFQGRVIPIEESAYDMLKQYVESLRKFFANEEGRDEIINDIEGRIAELFGDSLKKGATCITDDTVNEIINSMGRPEDFEGEERNVHAQLGGDGAQSANTGSTASESSPRGRLYRDDNEKILGGVCGGLANYLRIDPTIVRLVFALITFMGGSGILLYILLWIILPSKPLDNIVSTKRLYRNPEEKVIAGVASGIASYFDIAVWIPRLIFAFPLVVGIFSSIFRGVFWMDDDFFPGIVFGSFGGTLFVVYAVLWAVIPEAKSASEKLEMRGEKVDLNTIKNTIQEDLEGFKSRAEKWGGEFKEKASQFGQEFGQTVGQKSQQFNAETGSALKRGGRRLGGIIAILFKAFFLFIAGILAFALLVTVLALMFAGVGVFPLKNFFLEGFGQNFLAWATLLLFLGVPVVAFITWLIRRIMGVKSGSRYLGFTFGGLWFIGLICGSILVYSIATNFDARAREKQDFTIQQPTTGKLIIKVPDTKVKVYGRWFRMDGIVSMNDDSLFLNNVRVRIVKSQDSAYHISAFKYSSGKDEGTALSNIKEISYGINQSDSTIWLDRGFSLKKGTRFRNQGVQVTVQVPVGKRILIDRNVSRRLNWFSLGSSHDWDWEEEWNNDYESWSSDVEYIMTPGGLERVDKEENNDRNRLNDNEDRSQTIEQYKKSKEELQKEYERKQKEAEELKKELEKPIDTTRYRYKKETVQNSTVTENRSEQQLPIEASRLMMMQMVY; from the coding sequence ATGAAAAAGGTAATCAATATAAACTTTCAGGGCAGAGTGATTCCCATCGAGGAGTCTGCTTATGACATGCTGAAGCAGTATGTAGAAAGTTTGCGCAAATTCTTTGCCAACGAGGAGGGTCGTGATGAGATCATCAATGATATTGAAGGTCGTATAGCCGAACTTTTTGGCGATAGCCTGAAAAAAGGTGCTACCTGCATCACTGATGATACTGTAAATGAGATCATCAACAGCATGGGTAGACCTGAAGATTTTGAAGGCGAAGAAAGAAATGTACACGCTCAATTGGGTGGCGATGGCGCTCAGTCTGCCAATACCGGTAGCACTGCATCAGAATCATCTCCAAGAGGCAGACTGTATCGTGATGATAATGAAAAAATATTAGGTGGTGTCTGCGGTGGCTTGGCGAACTACCTCCGCATCGATCCAACTATTGTACGTCTGGTATTTGCCCTCATCACTTTCATGGGTGGCTCAGGTATCTTGTTGTACATCTTATTATGGATCATTCTTCCATCAAAACCATTGGATAATATCGTTTCTACCAAACGTTTGTATCGTAACCCGGAAGAAAAAGTAATTGCCGGTGTCGCTAGTGGTATCGCTTCTTATTTCGATATCGCTGTTTGGATCCCGCGTCTCATCTTCGCTTTCCCTTTGGTAGTCGGTATCTTCAGCTCTATTTTCAGAGGTGTATTCTGGATGGATGATGACTTCTTCCCAGGTATCGTATTCGGCTCATTCGGTGGAACCTTATTTGTAGTGTACGCTGTATTGTGGGCTGTTATCCCTGAAGCAAAAAGTGCCTCAGAAAAACTGGAAATGCGTGGTGAAAAAGTAGACCTTAACACCATTAAAAATACCATTCAAGAAGATCTGGAAGGATTTAAAAGTCGCGCTGAAAAGTGGGGTGGTGAATTCAAAGAAAAAGCAAGTCAGTTTGGACAAGAATTTGGTCAGACTGTAGGACAAAAAAGTCAGCAGTTCAATGCAGAAACAGGCTCAGCGCTGAAAAGAGGGGGTAGAAGATTAGGTGGTATCATTGCCATCCTGTTCAAAGCATTCTTCTTATTCATTGCAGGTATACTTGCCTTTGCGTTACTGGTAACCGTTTTAGCCTTGATGTTTGCAGGTGTTGGTGTATTCCCGCTGAAGAATTTCTTCCTCGAAGGTTTCGGACAAAACTTCCTGGCATGGGCAACACTCTTATTATTCCTGGGTGTTCCGGTAGTAGCATTCATCACTTGGTTGATCCGTCGTATCATGGGTGTGAAATCTGGTAGCCGTTATCTCGGATTTACATTTGGTGGTCTTTGGTTCATCGGTCTGATCTGCGGTAGTATACTCGTGTATTCGATCGCTACCAACTTCGATGCGAGAGCAAGAGAAAAGCAGGACTTCACAATCCAGCAACCTACCACCGGTAAACTGATCATCAAAGTACCCGATACCAAAGTAAAAGTATATGGTCGTTGGTTTAGAATGGATGGTATCGTGAGCATGAACGATGATAGTCTTTTCCTGAATAATGTGAGAGTACGTATCGTAAAAAGCCAGGATTCAGCTTATCATATCTCTGCTTTCAAATACAGCAGTGGTAAAGATGAAGGAACTGCATTGAGCAATATCAAAGAGATCTCTTACGGTATCAATCAATCAGACAGTACCATTTGGTTAGATCGAGGGTTCTCACTGAAAAAAGGTACACGCTTCCGTAATCAAGGAGTACAAGTAACTGTTCAGGTTCCTGTAGGAAAAAGAATATTGATTGATAGAAATGTTTCCAGAAGATTGAACTGGTTCAGCCTGGGTTCTAGTCACGATTGGGATTGGGAAGAAGAGTGGAACAATGATTATGAAAGCTGGAGTTCTGATGTAGAATATATCATGACACCTGGCGGATTGGAAAGAGTAGACAAAGAGGAGAATAATGATCGTAATCGTTTGAATGATAATGAAGACAGATCTCAAACCATTGAGCAATACAAGAAAAGTAAAGAAGAGCTGCAGAAAGAATATGAGCGCAAGCAGAAAGAGGCAGAAGAACTGAAAAAAGAATTAGAAAAACCTATTGATACCACACGCTATCGTTACAAAAAAGAAACTGTACAAAACAGTACTGTAACAGAGAACAGATCAGAACAGCAGTTGCCTATTGAGGCTTCCCGCTTAATGATGATGCAAATGGTATACTAA
- a CDS encoding metalloregulator ArsR/SmtB family transcription factor — MATPKTEAFSKKEQDLAAFAKAIAHPARIAILKVLAQKNECICGEIVEVLPLAQSTVSQHLKELKEAGLINGSVDGPRSCYCINWKAFEKFNAEFTGLFDKLKDQHTKSCC; from the coding sequence ATGGCAACACCTAAAACAGAAGCGTTTTCAAAGAAAGAACAAGACCTGGCAGCATTTGCAAAAGCCATAGCTCATCCTGCACGTATTGCCATATTGAAAGTATTGGCGCAAAAGAATGAATGCATTTGTGGTGAGATCGTTGAAGTATTACCATTGGCACAATCTACCGTTTCACAACATTTAAAAGAATTAAAAGAAGCCGGGCTCATTAATGGTTCTGTAGATGGTCCACGCAGTTGTTATTGTATCAATTGGAAAGCATTTGAAAAATTCAATGCAGAGTTTACAGGCCTTTTTGATAAACTAAAAGATCAACACACAAAATCCTGCTGTTAA
- a CDS encoding pitrilysin family protein, translating into MINRTVAPPITDAVAFDLRLKPCDRYILDNQVPVYAINAGAQEVVMIEWVFYAGNWYESKNIVAGTTNFLLKNGTKQRNAYSINEYFEFYGAYLNRSCYNETATVTLHCLSKHVAELLPVVAELLTESIFPEQELAIYKQNQKQRLEVNLKKCDFVSNRLIDEYVYGFHHPYGKYTSTLDYDAVDTAELKNFFNQFYQQGKCMVFAAGKLPVDLDQQLNRVFGSLPLNSTTLPEISYPLNPAAEKKYRIINDKEGVQGAIRIAQPFFNRHHPDFPKVQVLNNIFGGFFGSRLMSNIREDKGYTYGIHSYLQNHIHHSAWMISTEAGRDVCEATITEVYKEMELLRNELVDNEELDLVKNYMIGSLLGDLDGPFQIIGRWKTYILNGLDEQYFYNSIETIRKVTAEELQTLAKQHLNPEQFYELVVV; encoded by the coding sequence ATGATAAACAGAACCGTAGCGCCACCGATCACAGATGCAGTAGCTTTTGATCTTCGCCTGAAACCTTGCGATCGTTATATTTTAGATAACCAAGTACCCGTGTATGCGATCAATGCAGGTGCACAGGAAGTGGTGATGATTGAATGGGTATTTTATGCCGGAAATTGGTATGAATCAAAAAATATTGTTGCAGGTACCACCAATTTTCTTTTAAAGAATGGTACAAAACAACGCAATGCCTATTCCATCAATGAATATTTTGAATTCTATGGTGCTTATCTGAATAGAAGCTGCTATAATGAAACCGCTACTGTAACACTGCATTGTTTGAGTAAACATGTAGCAGAGTTATTACCGGTAGTGGCAGAATTACTGACAGAAAGCATTTTCCCTGAACAGGAACTGGCGATCTACAAGCAAAATCAAAAACAAAGACTCGAGGTCAATCTGAAGAAATGTGATTTTGTATCAAACAGACTGATCGATGAGTATGTCTACGGATTTCACCATCCCTACGGTAAATACACATCTACATTAGATTATGATGCAGTGGATACTGCAGAACTTAAAAACTTTTTCAATCAGTTTTATCAGCAAGGGAAGTGCATGGTATTTGCGGCAGGTAAATTACCGGTTGATTTAGATCAGCAACTTAATCGTGTATTTGGTTCTTTACCACTGAATAGTACCACTTTGCCGGAGATCAGTTATCCATTGAACCCGGCAGCAGAAAAAAAATACAGGATCATCAATGATAAAGAGGGGGTGCAGGGAGCGATCCGAATCGCACAACCATTCTTCAATCGTCATCATCCTGATTTTCCGAAAGTACAGGTGCTGAATAATATTTTTGGCGGTTTCTTCGGGTCAAGACTCATGAGTAATATTCGTGAAGACAAAGGATACACCTATGGTATCCATAGTTATTTGCAGAACCATATACATCATAGCGCATGGATGATCAGCACAGAAGCCGGCAGAGATGTGTGTGAAGCAACCATCACTGAAGTGTATAAAGAAATGGAATTACTGCGTAATGAGCTTGTAGATAATGAAGAGCTGGATCTGGTAAAAAACTATATGATAGGATCCTTATTGGGGGATCTTGATGGGCCATTTCAAATCATCGGTCGTTGGAAAACCTATATCCTGAATGGGCTGGATGAGCAGTATTTCTATAACAGTATCGAAACCATCCGCAAAGTAACCGCAGAAGAATTGCAAACCTTGGCAAAGCAGCACTTGAATCCGGAGCAGTTTTATGAGTTGGTAGTGGTATAG
- the mqnC gene encoding cyclic dehypoxanthinyl futalosine synthase codes for MQLADLYQKALNFEFLSIEEGMFLFEQAPLSELMHVADELRKKQVPHGKVTWQIDRNVNTTNVCIANCKFCNFYRIPGHAEAYITDMDTYRKKIEETLRYGGDQLLLQGGHHPELGLDFYTNTFRQIKQEYPQLKLHALGPPEVAHICKLEKMSHKDVLSALKEAGLDSLPGAGAEILVDRVRRLISKGKCGADEWLDIMHEAHKLDITTSATMMFGHVETLEERFIHLTRIREVQSRKPEHAKGFLAFIPWTFQDVDTLLTRIRGVHNLTTTDEYIRMIAISRIMLPNVKNIQASWLTVGKQTAQICLHAGANDFGSIMIEENVVSAAGAPHRFTYKTMQDAIREAGFEPQLRSQQYDWREIPESIQEQVIDY; via the coding sequence ATGCAGTTAGCTGATTTGTATCAAAAAGCATTGAATTTTGAGTTTTTAAGCATCGAAGAGGGGATGTTCCTGTTTGAACAGGCGCCTCTTTCTGAACTGATGCATGTTGCGGATGAATTACGTAAAAAGCAGGTCCCGCACGGGAAAGTAACCTGGCAGATCGACCGTAATGTGAATACTACCAATGTTTGTATCGCTAATTGTAAGTTCTGCAATTTCTACAGGATACCCGGACATGCGGAAGCCTATATCACTGATATGGACACTTACCGCAAAAAGATCGAAGAAACACTTCGTTACGGTGGAGATCAGTTACTGCTGCAAGGAGGACATCACCCGGAACTGGGGCTGGACTTTTATACCAATACTTTCAGACAGATCAAACAGGAATATCCGCAATTGAAATTACATGCGCTCGGACCACCTGAAGTAGCACATATCTGTAAGTTGGAGAAGATGAGTCATAAGGATGTGTTGAGTGCATTGAAAGAAGCCGGATTGGATTCATTGCCGGGTGCCGGTGCAGAGATATTGGTAGACAGGGTACGCCGACTGATCTCAAAAGGAAAATGTGGGGCAGATGAATGGCTGGATATCATGCATGAAGCACATAAACTCGATATCACAACCAGCGCTACCATGATGTTTGGACATGTGGAGACATTGGAAGAACGTTTTATCCATCTAACCAGAATCAGAGAAGTGCAGAGCCGTAAACCTGAGCATGCGAAAGGCTTCTTAGCCTTTATTCCATGGACATTCCAGGATGTGGACACTTTACTGACCCGTATCAGAGGGGTACATAATCTGACTACTACAGATGAATATATTAGAATGATCGCGATCAGTCGGATCATGCTACCCAACGTGAAAAATATTCAGGCGAGCTGGTTAACGGTGGGTAAACAAACTGCACAGATCTGTTTACATGCCGGAGCTAATGATTTTGGTTCAATCATGATCGAAGAAAATGTAGTGAGTGCAGCCGGTGCTCCGCACAGATTTACCTATAAAACCATGCAAGACGCGATCCGAGAAGCCGGTTTTGAACCTCAACTACGCAGTCAGCAATATGACTGGAGAGAGATTCCGGAGAGCATTCAGGAGCAAGTGATTGATTATTAA